One Kineosporia corallincola DNA window includes the following coding sequences:
- the ilvC gene encoding ketol-acid reductoisomerase, whose amino-acid sequence MAAQMYYDADADLSLIAGKSVAVIGYGSQGHAHALSLRDSGVDVRVGLAEGSKSRAKAEAEGLRVLSVAEAVQEANVVMLLTPDHVQRHVYKESIEPHLAEGDALFFGHGFNIRFGYITPPAGVDVCMVAPKGPGHLVRREYTDGRGVPVIVAVEVDATGKAWDLALSYAKAIGGLRAGGIKTTFTEETETDLFGEQAVLCGGMSQLVQYGFETLTEAGYQPEVAYFECLHELKLIVDLMYEGGIAKQRWSVSDTAEYGDYVSGPRVIDAHVKDNMKAVLADITSGAFAQRFIDDQDKGAPEFKALRAKGEQHPIEATGRELRKLMSWVKATDSDYVEGSAGR is encoded by the coding sequence GTGGCAGCACAGATGTACTACGACGCCGACGCCGACCTCTCGCTGATCGCCGGCAAGTCCGTCGCCGTCATCGGCTACGGCAGCCAGGGTCACGCGCACGCGCTGAGCCTGCGCGACTCGGGCGTCGACGTGCGCGTCGGCCTGGCCGAGGGCAGCAAGAGCCGGGCCAAGGCCGAGGCCGAGGGCCTGCGGGTGCTCAGCGTGGCCGAGGCGGTGCAGGAGGCCAACGTGGTCATGCTGCTCACGCCCGACCACGTGCAGCGTCACGTGTACAAGGAGTCCATCGAGCCGCACCTGGCCGAGGGCGACGCGCTGTTCTTCGGCCACGGCTTCAACATCCGCTTCGGCTACATCACCCCGCCGGCCGGTGTGGACGTCTGCATGGTCGCCCCCAAGGGCCCGGGCCACCTGGTGCGTCGCGAGTACACCGACGGCCGCGGCGTGCCGGTGATCGTGGCGGTCGAGGTCGACGCCACCGGCAAGGCCTGGGACCTGGCGCTCTCCTACGCGAAGGCGATCGGCGGCCTGCGCGCCGGCGGCATCAAGACCACCTTCACCGAGGAGACCGAGACCGACCTGTTCGGTGAGCAGGCCGTGCTCTGCGGCGGCATGTCGCAGCTGGTGCAGTACGGCTTCGAGACGCTGACCGAGGCGGGCTACCAGCCCGAGGTCGCGTACTTCGAGTGCCTGCACGAGCTCAAGCTGATCGTCGACCTGATGTACGAGGGCGGCATCGCCAAGCAGCGCTGGAGCGTGTCCGACACGGCCGAGTACGGCGACTACGTGTCCGGCCCGCGGGTCATCGACGCGCACGTCAAGGACAACATGAAGGCCGTCCTGGCCGACATCACGAGCGGTGCGTTCGCGCAGCGCTTCATCGACGACCAGGACAAGGGCGCGCCGGAGTTCAAGGCCCTGCGCGCCAAGGGTGAGCAGCACCCGATCGAGGCCACCGGCCGCGAGCTGCGCAAGCTGATGAGCTGGGTCAAGGCCACCGACTCGGACTACGTCGAGGGCAGCGCCGGCCGCTGA
- a CDS encoding VOC family protein, producing the protein MGFRMDAVGVVVADLAKSIAFYRRLGCTFEGDQASGHMVARLDGMSLTLDTEEAVKRLGWDVDQDAPRTGITLGVRCDSAAGVDELYAWLDDDGFGFREPMDAPWGQRFATVQDPDGTHIDLYAPRP; encoded by the coding sequence ATGGGATTCCGGATGGACGCCGTCGGTGTGGTGGTGGCCGACCTGGCCAAGTCGATCGCCTTCTACCGGCGTCTGGGGTGCACGTTCGAGGGGGACCAGGCCTCCGGCCACATGGTGGCGCGCCTCGACGGGATGAGCCTCACCCTGGACACCGAGGAGGCCGTGAAACGGCTGGGCTGGGACGTGGACCAGGATGCCCCGCGCACCGGCATCACGCTCGGCGTGCGCTGCGACTCGGCGGCTGGGGTGGACGAGCTGTACGCCTGGCTGGACGACGACGGCTTCGGCTTCCGCGAGCCGATGGACGCGCCGTGGGGCCAGCGGTTCGCGACCGTGCAGGACCCGGACGGCACCCACATCGACCTGTACGCGCCCCGGCCCTGA
- a CDS encoding 3-isopropylmalate dehydrogenase — protein MSTPTAPTSVRLAVIPGDGIGPEVVAEGLKVLNAAVGTEVSFETTEYELGARLWHKTGETLPDAALAEIRQHDAILLGAIGDPGVPSGVLERGLLLRLRFELDHYVNLRPARLYPGVTSPLAPHVLENGLDFVVVREGTEGPYVGNGGAVRTGTPHEIATEVSINTAFGIERVVRDAFRRAAGRPRKHLTLVHKHNVLTHAGHLWRRTVEQVNAEFPEVTTDYLHVDAATIFMVQNPGRFDVIVTDNLFGDIITDIAGAIAGGIGLAASGNINPDRSAAPSMFEPVHGSAPDIAGQGKADPTATVLSVAMLLEHLGLEKAAQKIEQAVAEDLTSRGERVRTTSEIGEAIASRLA, from the coding sequence ATGAGCACCCCGACCGCACCCACGTCCGTCCGGCTGGCCGTCATTCCTGGCGACGGCATCGGCCCGGAGGTGGTCGCCGAGGGCCTGAAGGTCCTGAACGCCGCGGTCGGCACCGAGGTGTCCTTCGAGACCACCGAGTACGAGCTCGGTGCTCGCCTGTGGCACAAGACAGGCGAGACGTTGCCCGACGCCGCGCTGGCCGAGATCCGGCAGCACGACGCCATCCTGCTCGGCGCGATCGGTGACCCCGGTGTGCCGAGTGGCGTTCTGGAGCGGGGCCTCCTGCTGCGTCTGCGGTTCGAGCTGGACCACTACGTGAACCTGCGGCCGGCGCGGTTGTACCCGGGCGTCACCTCGCCCCTGGCCCCGCACGTCCTCGAGAACGGCCTCGACTTCGTCGTGGTCCGCGAGGGCACCGAGGGCCCCTACGTCGGCAACGGCGGCGCGGTGCGCACGGGTACGCCGCACGAGATCGCGACCGAGGTCAGCATCAACACGGCGTTCGGCATCGAGCGGGTGGTGCGGGACGCGTTCCGTCGCGCCGCCGGCCGCCCGCGCAAGCACCTCACCCTGGTGCACAAGCACAACGTGCTCACCCACGCCGGTCACCTCTGGCGCCGCACGGTGGAACAGGTCAACGCCGAGTTCCCCGAGGTCACCACCGACTACCTGCACGTCGACGCGGCCACCATCTTCATGGTGCAGAACCCGGGCCGGTTCGACGTGATCGTCACCGACAACCTCTTCGGCGACATCATCACCGACATCGCCGGCGCGATCGCCGGCGGCATCGGCCTGGCCGCGTCGGGCAACATCAACCCCGACCGCAGCGCCGCGCCGAGCATGTTCGAGCCGGTCCACGGCTCCGCTCCCGACATCGCCGGCCAGGGCAAGGCCGACCCCACCGCCACCGTGCTGTCCGTGGCGATGCTGCTGGAGCACCTCGGGCTGGAGAAGGCCGCCCAGAAGATCGAGCAGGCCGTGGCCGAAGACCTCACCTCACGTGGTGAGCGAGTACGCACCACGTCGGAGATCGGCGAGGCCATCGCCTCGCGTCTCGCCTGA
- a CDS encoding branched-chain amino acid aminotransferase: MNARILGTTETLDTSDVVDPSETTSRPLTFSVTPNPAPATPERRAQIHAQPGFGKFFTDHMVSIDWTQGEGWHDAGLIPYGPIQLDPAAAVLHYAQEIFEGLKAYRHADGSVWAFRPEANAARLARSARRLALPELSEEDFLASIDLLVKTDQAWVPDHASGESSLYLRPFMYASETFLGVRPSKTVRYLLIASPVGPYFSGGVKPVSIWLSSTYTRAAAGGTGAAKCGGNYAAGLAAQLEAEAHGCEQVCFLDAAEHRWVEELGGMNIYFVKRDGTLVTPTVSGTILEGITRSSILTLAGEMGLKVEERQISIDEWRDGVASGEISEVFACGTAAVITPLGKLAWEGGELEIPSGEVAMKIRQSLLDVQYGRAEDTHGWMRKLA; the protein is encoded by the coding sequence ATGAACGCCAGAATTCTCGGCACCACCGAGACGCTCGACACCAGTGATGTCGTCGATCCGTCCGAGACCACCAGCCGTCCGCTGACCTTCAGCGTCACGCCGAACCCGGCACCGGCCACCCCGGAGCGCCGGGCCCAGATCCACGCCCAGCCCGGCTTCGGCAAGTTCTTCACCGATCACATGGTGTCGATCGACTGGACGCAGGGCGAGGGCTGGCACGACGCCGGCCTGATCCCCTACGGCCCGATCCAGCTCGACCCGGCCGCGGCCGTTCTGCACTACGCACAGGAGATCTTCGAAGGGCTCAAGGCCTACCGGCACGCCGACGGCTCGGTCTGGGCGTTCCGCCCGGAGGCGAACGCGGCCCGGCTGGCGAGGTCCGCCCGGCGGCTGGCGCTGCCCGAGCTCTCCGAGGAGGACTTCCTGGCGAGCATCGACCTGCTGGTGAAGACCGACCAGGCCTGGGTGCCCGACCACGCCAGCGGTGAGAGCAGCCTCTACCTGCGGCCGTTCATGTACGCGTCGGAGACCTTCCTCGGCGTCCGGCCCAGCAAGACGGTGCGTTACCTGCTCATCGCCTCGCCGGTCGGCCCGTACTTCTCCGGCGGGGTCAAGCCGGTCAGCATCTGGCTGAGCAGCACCTACACCCGCGCCGCCGCCGGTGGCACGGGTGCGGCCAAGTGCGGCGGCAACTACGCGGCCGGCCTGGCCGCGCAGCTGGAGGCCGAGGCCCACGGCTGCGAGCAGGTCTGCTTCCTCGACGCGGCGGAACACCGCTGGGTGGAGGAGCTCGGCGGCATGAACATCTACTTCGTCAAGCGCGACGGCACACTGGTCACGCCCACCGTCTCCGGCACCATCCTGGAGGGCATCACCCGCTCCTCCATCCTCACCCTGGCCGGCGAGATGGGGCTGAAGGTCGAGGAACGCCAGATCAGCATCGACGAGTGGCGTGACGGCGTGGCCTCCGGCGAGATCAGTGAGGTGTTCGCCTGCGGCACCGCGGCCGTCATCACCCCGCTGGGCAAACTCGCCTGGGAGGGTGGCGAACTCGAGATCCCGTCCGGCGAGGTCGCGATGAAGATCCGGCAGTCGCTACTCGACGTGCAGTACGGCCGGGCAGAAGACACCCACGGCTGGATGCGCAAACTGGCCTAG
- the cimA gene encoding citramalate synthase, with product MESTGLSTGSGGTFQVYDTTLRDGAQQEGLSLSVQDKLLIAGHLDDLGVGFVEGGWPGAIPKDTEFFRRAAEELTLKNAVLTAFGATRKAGVAVHDDPQVKALIDSLAPAVTLVAKSDIRHVERALRTTPQENLAMITETVRHLRDHGRRVFVDAEHFFDGYRFDRAYALEVVRAAAEAGAEAVVLCDTNGGMLPNQVADVVRDVRQGSGADLGIHCHNDTGCAVANSLAAVDAGVIQVQGTLNGYGERTGNADLITVVADLELKLGRKVLPDGRIHDITRIARAVDEIANVAPYNRQPYVGASAFAHKAGLHASAIKVDPDLYQHIDPAGVGNDMRMLVSDMAGRASIELKGRELGFDLSSDRDLLGRVTGRVKQLEADGYTFEAADASFSLLLHEEVHGTRPVYCDVESWRVITEFHGGAAVCEATVKLTAGGVRTVATAEGNGPVSALDHTLRQALLPVYPELERMKLTDFKVRILDGASATDAVTRVLVETTGNGAVWQTVGVGPNMVEASWQALLESFVYGLHFSGVPSRL from the coding sequence ATGGAGAGCACCGGCCTCAGCACAGGCTCGGGCGGCACCTTCCAGGTGTACGACACCACCTTGCGCGACGGCGCCCAGCAGGAGGGACTGAGCCTCTCGGTCCAGGACAAGCTGCTGATCGCCGGGCACCTGGACGATCTGGGGGTGGGCTTCGTCGAAGGTGGCTGGCCGGGCGCGATTCCGAAGGACACCGAGTTCTTCCGCCGGGCGGCGGAAGAACTCACCCTGAAGAACGCCGTGCTCACCGCCTTCGGCGCCACGCGCAAGGCCGGTGTCGCGGTGCACGACGACCCGCAGGTGAAGGCGCTGATCGACTCGCTCGCCCCGGCCGTGACGCTGGTGGCCAAGAGCGACATCCGGCACGTGGAGCGGGCTCTGCGCACCACGCCGCAGGAGAACCTGGCGATGATCACCGAGACCGTGCGCCACCTGCGCGATCACGGCCGCCGGGTGTTCGTCGACGCCGAGCACTTCTTCGACGGCTACCGCTTCGACCGGGCCTACGCCCTGGAGGTGGTGCGGGCCGCCGCCGAGGCCGGCGCCGAGGCGGTCGTGCTGTGCGACACCAACGGCGGCATGCTGCCGAACCAGGTGGCCGACGTGGTGCGTGACGTGCGCCAGGGATCGGGCGCCGACCTGGGCATCCACTGCCACAACGACACCGGCTGCGCGGTCGCGAACTCGCTGGCCGCCGTCGACGCCGGCGTGATCCAGGTGCAGGGCACCCTGAACGGCTACGGCGAGCGCACCGGGAACGCCGACCTGATCACGGTCGTCGCCGACCTGGAGCTGAAACTCGGGCGAAAGGTGCTGCCGGACGGCCGCATCCACGACATCACCCGGATCGCCCGGGCCGTCGACGAGATCGCCAACGTCGCGCCGTACAACCGTCAGCCCTACGTCGGGGCCAGCGCGTTCGCGCACAAGGCCGGGCTGCACGCCAGCGCGATCAAGGTGGACCCGGACCTCTACCAGCACATCGACCCGGCGGGCGTCGGCAACGACATGCGCATGCTGGTGTCCGACATGGCCGGCCGGGCCTCGATCGAGCTCAAGGGCCGGGAGCTGGGTTTCGACCTGTCCAGCGACCGCGACCTGCTCGGCCGGGTGACCGGGCGGGTGAAGCAGCTGGAGGCCGACGGGTACACCTTCGAGGCCGCCGACGCGTCGTTCTCGCTGCTGCTGCACGAGGAGGTGCACGGCACTCGCCCGGTGTACTGCGACGTGGAGAGCTGGCGGGTGATCACCGAGTTCCACGGCGGCGCCGCGGTCTGCGAGGCCACCGTGAAACTGACCGCCGGGGGCGTGCGTACGGTGGCGACGGCCGAGGGCAACGGCCCGGTCAGCGCTCTCGACCACACCCTGCGCCAGGCGCTGCTGCCGGTCTACCCCGAGCTGGAGCGGATGAAGCTCACCGACTTCAAGGTGCGCATCCTCGACGGCGCGTCGGCCACCGACGCCGTCACCCGGGTGCTGGTGGAGACCACGGGCAACGGGGCGGTCTGGCAGACCGTGGGCGTCGGCCCGAACATGGTCGAGGCCAGCTGGCAGGCCCTGCTGGAGAGTTTCGTCTACGGTCTGCACTTCTCGGGTGTGCCGTCACGACTCTGA
- a CDS encoding 3-methyladenine DNA glycosylase, which produces MTYAGETTIDGTLLRAERWTTLAREHEARADGMTAGHRARKASGQRHAIEDFLYEYYNTRPSVLRRWHPGVGVRLEPVPGMPHEKWRWYTTNPDGTVGLDAAAFLRDRGDSVRFIHRLLTAIASRPTFTGCFGLHEWAMVYRQDEHRHTLPLRLGQAGTDAVVQAHPIRCSHFDAYRFFTPAAVDLNRVRPSRESQVEMDQPGCLHASMDGHKWASKLGPAVPGDLALDCFELALDIRLLDMQASPYDLTSYGEPAVPIETAEGKAEYVARQREFAARSQVLRGRLIEVLESLMSAAGTDVS; this is translated from the coding sequence GTGACGTATGCGGGTGAGACGACGATCGACGGCACCCTTCTGCGGGCGGAACGGTGGACGACGCTGGCCCGCGAGCACGAGGCCCGGGCCGATGGCATGACCGCGGGTCATCGCGCCCGCAAGGCGTCGGGGCAGCGTCACGCGATCGAGGACTTCCTCTACGAGTACTACAACACCCGGCCCTCGGTACTGCGGCGCTGGCACCCGGGTGTGGGCGTGCGGCTGGAGCCGGTGCCGGGCATGCCGCACGAGAAGTGGCGCTGGTACACGACGAATCCGGACGGCACCGTCGGTCTCGACGCGGCCGCGTTCCTGCGGGACCGGGGCGACTCGGTGCGGTTCATCCACCGCCTGCTCACCGCCATCGCCTCGCGGCCCACCTTCACCGGCTGCTTCGGCCTGCACGAGTGGGCCATGGTCTACCGGCAGGACGAGCACCGGCACACCCTGCCGTTGCGGCTGGGCCAGGCCGGCACCGACGCGGTGGTCCAGGCGCACCCGATCCGGTGCAGCCACTTCGACGCCTACCGGTTCTTCACCCCGGCCGCCGTGGACCTGAACCGGGTGCGGCCGAGCCGGGAGTCCCAGGTCGAGATGGACCAGCCGGGTTGCCTGCACGCCTCGATGGACGGGCACAAGTGGGCGTCCAAGCTCGGCCCGGCGGTGCCCGGCGACCTGGCTCTGGACTGCTTCGAGCTGGCTCTCGACATCCGGCTGCTCGACATGCAGGCCTCGCCGTACGACCTGACCTCGTACGGCGAGCCCGCCGTGCCGATCGAGACCGCCGAGGGCAAGGCCGAGTACGTGGCCCGGCAGCGGGAGTTCGCGGCCCGGTCACAGGTGCTGCGGGGCCGTCTGATCGAGGTGCTGGAGAGCCTGATGAGCGCTGCCGGGACAGACGTTTCGTAA